From one Rubrobacter xylanophilus genomic stretch:
- the pyk gene encoding pyruvate kinase: protein MRRTKIVATLGPATSSEESIGALVRAGADVMRLNFSHGTHDMHLDNARMVRKAAAEAGRNVAIMQDLQGPKIRTGEVEGDTELVEGSRVVIAPGDFVGDASRLSTSYDRLAQDVKPGHRLLIDDGLIGLRVESVRENGEIVCEVIEGGPVSSHKGLNFPDSSLSISGLTEKDLEDLRFGLEELRPDWVAVSFVRTGEEVLEVKERIRELGGDVPVISKIEKHEAIDNIEEVIEASDGVMVARGDLAVELSAERVPIEQKRIVARCRRRGRPVIVATQMLDSMMRNPRPTRAEVSDVANAIFDRTDAVMLSGETAVGRYPTQSVVEMDRICRAAEGAIDYGRDIVASTAWGRGDRYDAVTHAACELAEVLDAQAILTSTQTGLSCIRVARFRPPNRILAVSPIEATVRRLALVWGVTAVRGEQAGSIEERFRESVEAAEATGHLKEGDRLVFTGGTAGSMPGSTNLLQVHTVGEDW, encoded by the coding sequence GTGCGGCGGACCAAGATAGTGGCGACCCTGGGGCCCGCGACCTCCTCCGAGGAGAGCATCGGGGCGCTGGTGCGTGCCGGGGCGGACGTGATGCGGCTGAACTTCAGCCACGGCACCCACGACATGCACCTGGACAACGCCCGGATGGTGCGCAAGGCCGCCGCGGAGGCCGGCCGCAACGTGGCGATCATGCAGGATCTGCAGGGGCCCAAGATCCGGACCGGCGAGGTGGAGGGCGACACCGAACTCGTGGAGGGCAGCCGGGTCGTGATCGCCCCCGGGGACTTCGTGGGGGACGCGAGCCGGCTCTCCACCTCCTACGACCGGCTGGCGCAGGACGTCAAGCCCGGTCACCGGCTGCTCATAGACGACGGGCTCATCGGGCTGCGGGTGGAGAGCGTCAGGGAGAACGGGGAGATCGTCTGCGAGGTCATCGAGGGTGGGCCGGTCTCCTCCCACAAGGGCCTGAACTTCCCGGACTCCTCGCTCTCCATAAGCGGACTCACGGAGAAGGACCTGGAGGATCTGCGCTTCGGGCTGGAGGAGCTCCGTCCCGACTGGGTCGCGGTCTCCTTCGTCCGCACCGGCGAGGAGGTACTGGAGGTCAAGGAGCGCATCCGGGAGCTCGGCGGGGACGTGCCGGTGATCTCCAAGATCGAGAAGCACGAGGCCATAGACAACATCGAGGAGGTGATAGAGGCCTCCGACGGGGTGATGGTGGCCCGGGGGGATCTGGCGGTGGAGCTCTCGGCCGAGCGGGTCCCGATAGAGCAGAAGCGGATCGTGGCCCGCTGCCGCCGGCGGGGGCGGCCAGTGATCGTGGCTACCCAGATGCTGGACTCGATGATGCGCAACCCACGTCCCACCAGGGCCGAGGTCTCGGACGTGGCCAACGCGATCTTCGACCGGACCGACGCGGTGATGCTCAGCGGGGAGACCGCCGTCGGCCGCTACCCGACCCAGAGCGTGGTGGAGATGGACCGCATCTGCCGGGCGGCGGAGGGGGCCATCGACTACGGCCGGGACATCGTGGCCTCGACGGCCTGGGGGCGGGGCGACCGCTACGACGCGGTGACACACGCCGCCTGCGAGCTCGCCGAGGTTCTGGACGCCCAGGCGATCCTCACCTCCACCCAGACCGGCCTCTCCTGCATAAGGGTCGCCCGTTTCCGGCCGCCGAACAGGATCCTGGCCGTCAGCCCGATCGAGGCCACCGTGCGGCGGCTCGCCCTGGTGTGGGGCGTTACGGCCGTGCGGGGTGAGCAGGCGGGCTCCATAGAGGAGCGTTTCAGGGAGTCCGTGGAGGCCGCCGAGGCCACGGGGCACCTGAAGGAGGGCGACCGGCTGGTCTTCACCGGCGGGACCGCCGGCTCCATGCCGGGATCGACCAACCTGTTGCAGGTGCATACTGTGGGGGAGGACTGGTGA
- a CDS encoding pyruvate ferredoxin oxidoreductase, with amino-acid sequence MTIEKPVGRQTEKLTTGTQAVAQAVKLADVDVTAAYPIRPYDGVMQAVAKLIADGELDCEFIVAEGEHSQFEICKHASAVGSRVFVGSSGVGWMYAMESLCVTPSLRLPVVAMIGNRALDDPGAFGVEHNDAMAVRDLGWLLFWVEDAQECFDATLMAYRVGEDPRVSLPVGLGVDGAFITHSQTLIKIPDQETVNEFLPPYDLGDRLLHPDNPISIAPQANEDWVMEIRKQTDAAARRVKDVIREAHQDFRRLFGRGGDNPFFEEYMTEDAEYVLFGMGSLGLPAKVMVRRLRERGEKVGFVRLKWFRPFPAEELAESLGRFRAVGVIDRDYSYGSPQQGGVLFTDLRAALYDAERRPKIVNFIGGLGGRELTPEMMDEMADLTKRAGRGEEVPAVSWIGVRE; translated from the coding sequence ATGACCATAGAGAAGCCGGTCGGGCGGCAGACCGAGAAGCTGACCACCGGCACCCAGGCGGTGGCCCAGGCGGTGAAGCTGGCCGACGTCGACGTGACGGCGGCCTACCCCATAAGGCCCTACGACGGGGTGATGCAGGCCGTGGCCAAGCTCATCGCCGACGGGGAGCTCGACTGCGAGTTCATCGTCGCCGAGGGCGAACACTCGCAGTTCGAGATCTGCAAGCACGCCTCCGCCGTGGGCAGCCGGGTGTTCGTGGGCTCCTCGGGCGTGGGCTGGATGTACGCGATGGAGTCGCTGTGCGTCACGCCCTCGCTCCGGCTGCCGGTGGTGGCGATGATCGGCAACCGGGCGCTCGACGATCCCGGCGCCTTCGGGGTGGAGCACAACGACGCGATGGCCGTGCGGGACCTGGGCTGGCTGCTCTTCTGGGTCGAGGACGCCCAGGAGTGCTTCGACGCCACGCTCATGGCCTACAGGGTCGGCGAGGACCCGCGGGTCTCGCTGCCGGTCGGGCTCGGGGTGGACGGGGCCTTCATCACCCACTCCCAGACGCTCATCAAGATCCCCGACCAGGAGACCGTAAACGAGTTCCTCCCGCCCTACGACCTCGGGGACCGGCTGTTGCACCCGGACAACCCCATCAGCATCGCGCCCCAGGCCAACGAGGACTGGGTGATGGAGATCCGCAAGCAGACCGACGCGGCCGCGAGAAGGGTGAAGGACGTGATCCGGGAGGCCCACCAGGACTTCCGGCGGCTCTTCGGGCGCGGGGGCGACAACCCCTTCTTCGAGGAGTACATGACCGAGGACGCCGAGTACGTCCTCTTCGGCATGGGGAGCCTCGGGCTTCCGGCCAAGGTCATGGTGCGCAGGCTTCGCGAGCGCGGCGAGAAGGTCGGCTTCGTTCGCCTGAAGTGGTTCAGGCCCTTCCCGGCCGAGGAGCTCGCCGAGTCGCTCGGCCGCTTCCGGGCCGTCGGCGTCATAGACCGGGACTACTCCTACGGCTCGCCGCAGCAGGGCGGGGTGCTCTTCACCGATCTGCGGGCCGCCCTCTACGACGCCGAGCGGCGGCCGAAGATAGTGAACTTCATCGGCGGCCTGGGCGGCCGGGAGCTCACCCCCGAGATGATGGACGAGATGGCCGACCTCACCAAGCGGGCCGGAAGGGGCGAGGAGGTCCCTGCGGTCAGCTGGATCGGGGTGCGCGAGTGA
- a CDS encoding DUF501 domain-containing protein: MDDREAVRRQLGREPRPFRVAARCPYGLPSVIENEPSRSMPTTFWVTCPSLEAAISRVEAAGGVRAAQREVGEARVEEIHEEHRRRYGTRVAGVREGGYVKCLHAFTALHLAGALPNPVAEWTLHRLDRMYPEGGCCTLRNRHPA, translated from the coding sequence ATGGACGACCGTGAGGCGGTCCGCCGGCAGCTCGGACGCGAGCCGCGACCCTTCCGCGTCGCCGCCCGCTGCCCCTACGGCCTGCCGAGCGTCATAGAGAACGAGCCCTCCCGCAGCATGCCGACCACCTTCTGGGTCACCTGCCCCAGCCTGGAGGCGGCGATCTCCCGCGTGGAGGCCGCCGGAGGTGTCCGGGCGGCCCAGCGCGAGGTCGGCGAGGCGAGGGTGGAGGAGATCCACGAAGAGCACCGCCGCCGCTACGGAACCCGCGTCGCCGGGGTCAGGGAGGGCGGCTACGTGAAGTGCCTGCACGCCTTCACCGCCCTCCATCTCGCCGGAGCTCTCCCCAACCCGGTCGCCGAGTGGACCCTCCACCGGCTGGACCGGATGTATCCCGAGGGGGGCTGCTGCACGCTTCGGAACCGGCACCCCGCTTGA
- a CDS encoding universal stress protein yields MYGRVLVAVDWSRPSDDCVLEHGARLARRMGARMHVVSVLETPPSFQLVAQEVEWLPREGVGEYAEAVEERGRRVAEEVGVELGEVRVVRGNPAREILRYAEELGFDLVVLGRRGGGISHRFRLGSTVHRVVSCCNCSVVVVPPCVPVEELVPGRAGNEVGSRG; encoded by the coding sequence GTGTATGGCAGGGTTTTGGTAGCGGTGGACTGGTCCAGGCCGTCGGACGACTGTGTGCTGGAACACGGGGCGCGGCTCGCCCGACGGATGGGGGCGAGGATGCACGTGGTCTCGGTACTGGAGACGCCGCCTTCCTTCCAGTTGGTGGCGCAGGAGGTGGAGTGGCTTCCGCGGGAGGGTGTAGGGGAGTACGCGGAGGCGGTGGAGGAGCGGGGGCGGCGGGTGGCCGAGGAGGTCGGGGTAGAGCTTGGGGAGGTCCGGGTGGTGAGGGGGAACCCGGCCCGGGAGATCCTGCGCTACGCAGAGGAGCTGGGCTTCGATCTGGTGGTGCTCGGACGGCGGGGAGGGGGGATCTCCCACCGCTTCCGGCTGGGATCCACGGTGCATCGGGTCGTTTCGTGCTGCAACTGCTCCGTGGTCGTAGTCCCGCCGTGCGTCCCGGTGGAGGAGCTCGTGCCCGGGCGCGCCGGGAACGAGGTCGGGAGCAGGGGGTAA
- a CDS encoding FtsB family cell division protein encodes MRGRSARRGGYRRPLAVLLYAAFVGLLLASYVAPLQQILESRSRIPELRQELRAAEAENAAYRRQIGELSTPEGIERAARERYGMVRPGEKVYILPDAEDGDGRP; translated from the coding sequence TTGAGAGGGCGCTCCGCCAGGAGAGGGGGCTACCGGCGCCCGCTCGCCGTGCTGCTGTACGCGGCGTTCGTGGGGTTGCTGCTCGCCTCCTACGTGGCGCCGCTGCAACAGATCCTGGAGAGCCGGAGCCGCATCCCGGAGCTCCGCCAGGAGCTCCGGGCCGCAGAGGCGGAGAACGCTGCCTACCGCCGCCAGATCGGGGAGCTCAGCACCCCGGAAGGGATCGAACGTGCAGCCCGCGAGCGCTACGGTATGGTGAGGCCCGGCGAGAAGGTGTACATCCTCCCGGATGCGGAGGACGGGGATGGACGACCGTGA
- a CDS encoding peptidylprolyl isomerase, whose translation MSARRAFQIAVLMAAVFLLAACEAARPEANLPSGAQKVAVFEGGEVTQGQVQEQLELLGQQSGLGEITPDSPQYQSAIAQIMPRLVTQEIAQAYAREHGITVTERDVEREIERIKDQLVRQARSQGQDLEREEAFRQALEQAGITEAQLREQIREQLPVQEVQERVAGDVRPTERQVRDYYEENKDTQFTNPAQRCVRHILFNPDQRERAEEVKRRLEEGADFAELAREYSQDPGSRDDGGDLGCIGRGETVPNFEEAAFGAEEGEIVGPVKTQFGYHIIRVYDVREESTDPLSEVEDRIREQLSATRQAEEFQRWVERQEERRNIRYLPGYDPNPSSGE comes from the coding sequence GTGTCCGCCAGAAGAGCGTTCCAGATCGCAGTTCTGATGGCCGCCGTGTTCCTGCTCGCGGCCTGCGAGGCCGCCCGACCCGAGGCCAACCTGCCCTCCGGGGCGCAGAAGGTGGCCGTCTTCGAGGGGGGAGAGGTCACCCAGGGGCAGGTACAGGAGCAGCTGGAGCTTTTGGGCCAGCAGTCCGGACTCGGCGAGATCACGCCGGACTCCCCGCAGTACCAGAGCGCCATCGCCCAGATCATGCCCCGTCTCGTGACCCAGGAGATCGCGCAGGCCTACGCGCGGGAGCACGGCATCACCGTCACCGAGCGGGATGTGGAGCGGGAGATCGAGCGGATAAAGGACCAGCTCGTCCGGCAGGCCCGGTCGCAGGGGCAGGACCTCGAGCGGGAGGAGGCCTTCCGGCAGGCGCTCGAGCAGGCCGGAATAACCGAGGCCCAGTTGCGGGAGCAGATCCGGGAGCAGCTGCCGGTCCAGGAGGTGCAGGAGCGGGTCGCTGGCGACGTCCGGCCCACCGAGCGGCAGGTCCGCGACTACTACGAGGAGAACAAGGACACCCAGTTCACCAACCCCGCCCAGCGGTGCGTGCGGCACATCCTCTTCAACCCCGACCAGCGGGAGAGGGCCGAGGAGGTAAAGCGCCGGCTCGAGGAGGGCGCGGACTTCGCCGAGCTGGCCCGGGAGTACTCCCAGGACCCCGGCAGCAGGGATGACGGCGGCGACCTGGGATGCATCGGCCGGGGTGAGACCGTCCCCAACTTCGAGGAGGCCGCCTTCGGGGCCGAGGAGGGGGAGATCGTGGGGCCCGTGAAGACCCAGTTCGGGTATCACATCATAAGGGTCTACGACGTGCGCGAGGAGAGCACCGATCCGCTCTCGGAGGTGGAGGATCGCATCCGGGAGCAGCTCTCGGCGACCCGGCAGGCCGAGGAGTTCCAGCGGTGGGTCGAGCGGCAGGAGGAGCGGCGGAACATAAGGTACCTGCCGGGATACGACCCCAATCCCTCCTCGGGGGAGTAA
- a CDS encoding 4Fe-4S dicluster-binding protein, with translation MPERVEGGGRAASSADPAVEGRSSTEVREEAKSVEFTYRGIFQKTLAANLCKHVVMAARKRDWLGSTIQRYSDSPERNGIPAKQFAVIAPDEVKLQAHMAKYEPNELDVITVLDDTLCDGVESWAYYGRQPINLRLRRGGTLLVISHRPAEELLKVIPRKDWEWTLAILPGTPSMGGLWVYRDDGTDMRVLGAIARVRPDIIELDEVRRVVESDDQLGEEHLGALEDGYESVRVHRVAAGEGKEDDYEPVRLPGWRELREGIIVEAVKPGERNPHYKSSSDRTMRPVVNFDTCIKCRQCWIDCPDECFEVTEEGLHPINYEYCTGCGICSQVCPVEDCIVMVNDLEFIEEGDRDVFGMWKEDPEAYNRWREEKIARGRIEHHGYYNADTWAWAGGRQAESPVE, from the coding sequence ATGCCGGAGAGAGTCGAGGGCGGTGGGCGGGCCGCATCCTCCGCCGACCCTGCCGTCGAGGGCCGGAGCTCGACCGAGGTCAGGGAGGAGGCCAAGAGCGTCGAGTTCACCTACCGGGGTATCTTCCAGAAGACGCTTGCGGCCAACTTGTGCAAGCACGTGGTGATGGCGGCCCGCAAGCGGGATTGGCTGGGGTCGACCATCCAGCGCTACAGCGACTCGCCGGAGCGCAACGGGATACCGGCCAAGCAGTTTGCTGTCATCGCCCCCGACGAGGTAAAGCTTCAGGCCCACATGGCCAAGTACGAGCCGAACGAGCTCGACGTGATCACGGTACTCGACGACACTCTGTGCGACGGGGTGGAGTCGTGGGCCTACTACGGCCGGCAGCCCATAAACCTGCGGCTGCGGCGCGGCGGCACCCTGCTGGTCATCTCCCACCGCCCGGCCGAGGAGCTTCTCAAGGTCATCCCGCGCAAAGACTGGGAGTGGACGCTGGCCATCCTGCCGGGCACGCCGAGCATGGGCGGGCTCTGGGTATACCGCGACGACGGCACGGACATGCGGGTGCTCGGGGCCATCGCCCGGGTACGCCCGGACATCATCGAGCTGGACGAGGTGCGCCGGGTCGTGGAGAGCGACGACCAGCTCGGGGAGGAGCACCTCGGCGCGCTGGAGGACGGCTACGAGAGCGTCCGGGTCCACCGGGTTGCGGCCGGTGAGGGCAAGGAGGACGACTACGAGCCGGTGCGGCTTCCGGGCTGGCGGGAGCTGCGTGAGGGCATCATCGTCGAGGCGGTCAAGCCCGGCGAGCGCAACCCGCACTACAAATCCTCCTCCGACCGCACCATGCGGCCCGTCGTCAACTTCGACACCTGCATCAAGTGTCGCCAGTGCTGGATCGACTGCCCCGACGAGTGCTTCGAGGTCACAGAGGAGGGGCTGCACCCCATCAACTACGAGTACTGCACCGGCTGCGGCATCTGCTCTCAGGTCTGTCCCGTCGAGGACTGCATCGTCATGGTCAACGACCTGGAGTTCATCGAAGAGGGCGACCGGGACGTCTTCGGGATGTGGAAGGAGGATCCGGAGGCCTACAACAGGTGGCGCGAGGAGAAGATAGCCCGCGGTCGGATAGAGCACCACGGCTACTACAACGCCGACACCTGGGCGTGGGCCGGAGGCCGGCAGGCCGAGAGCCCCGTCGAGTAG
- a CDS encoding pyridoxal-phosphate-dependent aminotransferase family protein: MAYRSGRHFLQVPGPTNIPDRVLRALSAPTMDHRGPEFARLTGEVLGGLRRVFRCSGPVLVYPSSGTGAWEAALVNTLSPGDRVLMFETGHFATLWCGVARRLGLEVEFVPGDWRHGVDPEVVRWRLSRDRRGEIKAVAVVHNETSTGCTSRIAEIREAIDGAGHPALFLVDVISSLGSIDYRHDEWGVDVAVGCSQKGLLLPPGLGLNALGERALEASREARLPRSYWDWRPMLESNAGGYFPYTPPTNLLYGLREALGMLFEEGLENVFARHRRHAEATRRAVRAWGLEVLCLEPEEYSASLTAVLMPEGHDADELRRVVLEEFNMSLGAGLGKLAGRVFRIGHLGDLGDLMLVGALSGVEMGLSLAGVPHCRGGVAAAMEYLTGTVRAGGERVLVSGG, from the coding sequence ATGGCTTACCGGAGCGGGAGGCACTTCTTACAGGTGCCCGGTCCTACCAATATACCGGACCGGGTCTTGCGGGCTCTCTCCGCTCCCACGATGGACCACCGGGGGCCGGAGTTTGCCCGGCTCACGGGGGAGGTGCTGGGGGGGCTGCGGCGGGTATTCCGGTGCTCGGGGCCGGTGCTCGTCTATCCCTCTTCCGGGACCGGGGCGTGGGAGGCGGCGCTGGTCAACACCCTTTCGCCGGGCGACCGGGTGTTGATGTTCGAGACGGGACACTTCGCGACGCTGTGGTGTGGGGTTGCGCGGCGTTTGGGGCTGGAGGTGGAGTTCGTGCCGGGCGACTGGCGGCACGGGGTGGATCCCGAGGTGGTTCGGTGGCGGCTCTCGAGGGACCGGCGGGGTGAGATAAAGGCCGTCGCGGTGGTGCACAATGAGACCTCCACGGGGTGTACCAGCCGGATAGCGGAGATCCGGGAGGCGATCGACGGGGCCGGGCATCCGGCCCTCTTTCTCGTGGACGTCATCTCCTCGCTCGGGTCCATCGACTACCGGCATGACGAGTGGGGGGTCGACGTGGCGGTGGGATGCTCGCAGAAGGGGCTGTTGCTGCCGCCGGGGCTCGGGCTCAACGCCCTCGGCGAGAGGGCGCTCGAGGCTTCGCGGGAGGCGCGGCTCCCGCGCTCCTACTGGGACTGGCGGCCCATGCTCGAGAGCAATGCGGGCGGCTACTTCCCTTACACTCCGCCGACCAATCTCCTGTATGGGCTGCGGGAGGCGCTCGGGATGCTCTTCGAGGAAGGGCTCGAGAACGTCTTCGCCCGGCACCGGCGGCACGCCGAGGCCACCCGGCGTGCGGTGCGGGCCTGGGGACTCGAGGTGCTGTGTCTCGAGCCCGAGGAGTACAGCGCCTCTCTCACCGCGGTGCTGATGCCCGAGGGTCATGACGCCGACGAGCTGAGGCGCGTCGTGCTGGAGGAGTTCAACATGTCGCTGGGGGCGGGGCTCGGCAAGCTCGCGGGGAGGGTCTTCCGGATAGGGCACCTCGGCGATCTCGGTGATCTCATGCTCGTCGGTGCCTTGAGTGGGGTGGAGATGGGGCTCTCGCTGGCAGGGGTTCCGCATTGCAGGGGAGGGGTTGCGGCCGCCATGGAGTATCTGACCGGGACCGTCCGGGCCGGCGGGGAGCGAGTTCTGGTCTCCGGAGGATAG
- a CDS encoding Nramp family divalent metal transporter, translated as MADVTTGREQRERLWKAGRLDPMPIRPLPEAPNSLHILGPAMILVALGVGLGETYMWPRLVLLFGPEIRWLFLIGVTVQAVVMFEFARYAIATGESIFFGAARLWKPIMWFFFAVAMLIYIWPGHVAAGADALELLTGIPWLVSAIVALLLIGVIFTFANVVYNAVESILTFLVGVMVIGSAVVAAVVGNFGDLWATITGLFAFGYIPDEALTAAWFPIIVGSVAFAGPSGMQQMWYTLYLRDKGAGMGAYLPRIRGLLHADEEESMPSRGYMFDTDDPEELRKWKGWTRWVLFDALVLFWGITMLVTIVFTVLALQASRLNPNVQQAIEAGEESAAISAMADAFASAGGFIMGGAFLLFIAIVGWKGTLGIFDAFARGQSDMAYYFIPGLRRFNISYIYFAFLWGVIAFGILVLLFFGPTDGPQAILGVLAFLSTFVMGAYCVLLLLTNNLLLPKNIRPGILNNAFIALGALFYLGILFYSLLAYGALPD; from the coding sequence ATGGCTGACGTAACCACCGGTCGAGAACAGAGGGAGAGGTTGTGGAAGGCGGGGCGTCTCGATCCCATGCCCATCCGGCCGCTGCCCGAGGCCCCCAACTCGCTGCACATACTCGGGCCGGCCATGATCCTCGTGGCCCTCGGCGTCGGGCTGGGGGAGACCTACATGTGGCCGCGGCTCGTGCTGTTGTTCGGGCCCGAGATCCGGTGGCTCTTCCTCATCGGGGTGACGGTGCAGGCGGTGGTGATGTTCGAGTTCGCCCGCTATGCGATAGCCACCGGCGAGAGCATCTTCTTCGGGGCGGCGCGGCTGTGGAAGCCGATAATGTGGTTCTTCTTCGCGGTGGCCATGCTGATCTACATCTGGCCCGGGCACGTCGCCGCCGGGGCCGACGCGCTGGAGCTCCTCACCGGCATCCCCTGGCTGGTCTCGGCCATAGTGGCGCTTTTGCTCATCGGGGTCATCTTCACCTTCGCCAACGTGGTCTACAACGCGGTCGAGAGCATCCTCACGTTTCTCGTGGGGGTGATGGTCATAGGTTCGGCCGTGGTGGCCGCCGTGGTGGGCAACTTCGGCGATCTGTGGGCCACGATCACCGGCCTGTTCGCCTTCGGTTACATCCCCGACGAGGCGCTCACGGCGGCGTGGTTCCCGATCATCGTGGGCTCCGTGGCCTTCGCCGGTCCTTCGGGGATGCAGCAGATGTGGTACACCCTCTACCTGCGGGACAAGGGGGCCGGGATGGGCGCCTACCTGCCCCGCATCCGGGGCCTGCTGCACGCCGACGAGGAGGAGAGCATGCCCTCCCGCGGCTACATGTTCGACACGGATGATCCGGAGGAGCTGCGCAAGTGGAAGGGCTGGACCCGCTGGGTGCTCTTCGACGCGCTGGTGCTCTTCTGGGGCATAACCATGCTGGTGACCATCGTGTTCACCGTTTTGGCCCTGCAGGCCTCGCGGCTCAACCCGAACGTCCAGCAGGCCATCGAGGCCGGCGAGGAGAGCGCCGCGATAAGCGCCATGGCCGACGCCTTCGCCTCCGCCGGCGGCTTCATCATGGGCGGTGCGTTCCTGCTGTTCATCGCTATCGTGGGCTGGAAGGGAACGCTGGGCATCTTCGACGCCTTCGCCCGGGGACAGTCCGACATGGCGTACTATTTCATCCCCGGGCTGCGGCGCTTCAACATAAGCTACATCTACTTCGCCTTCCTGTGGGGGGTCATAGCCTTCGGCATCCTGGTGCTCCTCTTCTTCGGTCCCACCGACGGCCCGCAGGCGATACTCGGGGTGCTGGCGTTCCTCTCCACGTTCGTCATGGGGGCGTACTGCGTGTTGCTGCTCCTGACGAACAATTTGCTGCTGCCGAAGAACATCCGGCCCGGGATCCTGAACAACGCCTTTATAGCGCTGGGGGCGCTGTTCTACCTCGGGATACTGTTCTACAGCCTGCTGGCCTACGGGGCGCTTCCGGACTGA
- the eno gene encoding phosphopyruvate hydratase, with product MTEIVAVHGREILDSRGNPTLEVELATAAGFVGRAAVPSGASTGQNEAVELRDGEKERYGGKGVRRAAANVSGELAEAVVGMDVTDQRALDLAMIEADGTENKGRLGANAMLGVSLAAARAAAEYAGLPLYRYLGGPGAHVLPVPCANILNGGAHAANNVDFQEFMVVPVGFESYREALRAVAEIYAALKKLLAERGLAGGIGDEGGFAPDLSSNGEALGLLSEAVERSGYSLGDQVCFALDPAASEFYEDGRYELAGEGRSLTREEMVDYYVRLCDEHPIISIEDGLAEDDWEGWMMISERLGSRVQLVGDDLFVTNPKILRKGIERGIANSILVKVNQIGTLTETFETIDLAHKSGYTTMISHRSGETDDTTIADLAVAVNAGQIKTGAPARGERVAKYNQLLRIEESLGEAAVYPGIGAFNPRMREG from the coding sequence ATGACGGAGATCGTCGCGGTCCACGGGCGGGAGATTCTGGACTCCAGGGGAAACCCGACGCTGGAGGTGGAGCTGGCTACCGCGGCGGGCTTCGTGGGCCGGGCGGCGGTTCCGTCGGGGGCCTCCACCGGTCAGAACGAGGCGGTGGAGCTGCGGGACGGCGAGAAGGAGCGCTACGGGGGAAAGGGGGTGCGCAGGGCCGCCGCCAACGTGAGCGGTGAGCTCGCCGAGGCCGTGGTGGGGATGGATGTCACCGACCAGCGGGCTCTGGATCTGGCCATGATCGAGGCCGACGGTACCGAGAACAAGGGGCGGCTGGGGGCCAACGCCATGCTGGGCGTCTCCCTCGCGGCGGCCCGGGCGGCCGCCGAGTACGCCGGACTGCCGCTCTACCGCTATCTGGGCGGGCCCGGGGCCCACGTGCTCCCGGTTCCCTGCGCCAACATCCTCAACGGCGGGGCCCACGCGGCGAACAACGTGGACTTCCAGGAGTTCATGGTCGTCCCGGTGGGTTTCGAGAGCTACCGGGAGGCGTTGCGGGCGGTGGCGGAGATCTACGCCGCGCTCAAGAAGCTGCTCGCCGAGAGGGGGCTCGCCGGAGGCATCGGGGACGAGGGGGGCTTCGCGCCGGATCTCTCGAGCAACGGGGAGGCGCTCGGGCTGCTCTCTGAGGCGGTGGAGCGGAGCGGGTACTCGCTCGGGGATCAGGTCTGCTTCGCGCTGGATCCTGCGGCCTCGGAGTTCTACGAGGACGGCCGCTACGAACTCGCCGGGGAGGGCAGGAGCCTCACCCGGGAGGAGATGGTCGACTACTACGTGCGCCTGTGCGACGAGCACCCCATAATCTCCATCGAGGACGGCCTCGCCGAGGATGACTGGGAGGGGTGGATGATGATCTCCGAGCGGCTCGGGAGCAGGGTACAGCTGGTGGGCGACGACCTCTTCGTCACCAACCCGAAGATCCTGCGCAAGGGCATAGAGCGCGGCATCGCCAACTCCATTCTGGTCAAGGTCAACCAGATAGGGACGCTCACCGAGACCTTCGAGACCATAGATCTCGCGCACAAGAGCGGGTACACGACCATGATCAGCCACCGCAGCGGCGAGACGGACGACACCACCATCGCGGACCTCGCGGTCGCCGTCAACGCCGGGCAGATAAAGACCGGTGCGCCGGCCCGCGGAGAGCGGGTTGCCAAGTACAACCAGCTCCTCAGGATCGAGGAGTCGCTCGGGGAGGCCGCCGTCTATCCCGGGATCGGGGCGTTCAACCCCCGGATGCGGGAGGGCTAG